A genome region from Strongyloides ratti genome assembly S_ratti_ED321, scaffold srae_chrx_scaffold0000004 includes the following:
- a CDS encoding Nuclear receptor subfamily 2 group E member 1, with protein sequence MATSNSSRILLDIPCKVCQDHSSGKHYGIFSCDGCAGFFKRSVRRHRQYVCKNRGRGEEGKCVVDKTHRNQCRACRLKRCLDIGMNKEAVQHERGPRNSTIRRQMALFTGMNDMKNSQITVPSPNSKMLPLVQQLSVLPHQSLINIPNHFQAFKAFANLINGVNLQNGALLKSTLIHALNWAQSFLQLSQVPVQEQHKIINKCWSGLFILTAYEEKVIKNLLSINHKKLDDPENYVLCGRFETTIKHIENLQLDNNELGILKMLLTLKESNSPMEQFLSVNLAHHQQVLYQFQPLRYIHTMLLLDSVNCFEPIISRLLSTNVNLSNNQIFNENNDKVLPSTKCNDPNNFSSISTNNSSSFTISGLINELMASSSASSENNLHLVTECNTSTNDCNSQQSEIETDGDDGNNDNEIKHVENKEKNKVSKATVSLPTTPCSINLSNDG encoded by the exons ATGGCTACATCTAATTCAA gCCGTATCTTACTTGATATTCCATGTAAAGTTTGCCAAGACCATTCATCAGGAAAACATTACGGTATATTTAGTTGTGATGGTTGTGCAGGTTTTTTCAAACGATCAGTAAGAAGACATAGACAATATGTATGTAAAAATAGAGGTAGAGGTGAGGAAGGTAAATGTGTTGTTGATAAAACTCATAGAAATCAATGCCGTGCATGTCGTTTAAAAAGATGTCTTGATATTGGTATGAATAAAGAAGCTGTACAACATGAACGTGGTCCAAGAAATTCAACAATTAGAAGACAAATGGCACTTTTTACAGGAATGAATGATATGAAAAATTCACAAATTACTGTACCATCACCAAATTCAAAAATGTTACCATTAGTACAACAATTATCAGTACTACCACATCAATCACTTATTAATATTCCAAATCATTTTCAAGCATTTAAAGCATTCGCAAACTTAATAAATGGAgttaatttacaaaatggtgctttattaaaaagtactTTAATTCATGCACTTAACTGGGCACAATCATTTCTTCAATTATCCCAAGTACCAGTTCAAGAACAG cataaaataataaataaatgctGGAGCgggttatttattttaacagcatatgaagaaaaagttattaaaaatttacttagtataaatcataaaaaattagatgATCCAGAGAATTATGTTTTATGTGGAAGATTTGAAACAACAATCAAACATATAGAAAATTTACAATTAGATAATAATGAATTgggaatattaaaaatgttattaacattaaaag AGAGTAATTCACCAATGGAACAATTTTTATCAGTAAATCTTGCCCATCATCAACAGGTACTATATCAATTTCAACCATTACGATATATTCATACAATGCTCTTGTTAGATTCAGTTAATTGTTTTGAGCCTATTATATCAAGATTATTGTCGACTAATGTCAATTTGTCAAATAaccaaatatttaatgaaaataatgataaagtaTTGCCTTCAACAAAATGTAATGATCccaataatttttcatcaatATCAACTAATAATTCTTCAAGTTTTACAATATCTGGTCTTATTAACGAATTAATGGCTTCATCCTCAGCCAGTTCAGAGAATAATCTACATCTAGTAACAGAATGTAATACCTCAACAAATGATTGTAATAGTCAACAATCAGAAATTGAAACTGATGGGGATGATggaaataatgataatgaaataaaacatgttgaaaataaagaaaaaaacaaaGTTAGTAAAGCTACCGTATCATTACCAACAACACCATGTTCTATAAATCTATCAAATGATggataa
- a CDS encoding NTPase: MSGTKEMSFSLKKNFFSLKYSLLCLIIGIIVAYILLQDEGNSIKKDGFRKLTNTNIPYKDISTPIPNFYEQNDITNFFAVVIDAGSTGTRLHLFHSIHEGTTINPTTFTIESETFLEVKPGLSNFANNPKEAALKVKILIEKAQQTIPKHLWKDTPVTFKATAGLRLLKDNKANDILEKVSEVLKDSGFILFENSVNIMPGINEGVYAWITLNFLTNRVEGVVFNNKTEKLPIIDKNSTAATMDLGGGSTQLTFLPNDLSIFDNIKNNIDDYIFKTNFFGKNIQLYSHSYLGNGLVASRLGVSLLHEKSNENYLKTPCLPHNFNLEKWNYGDNNWTVNGVIDSSFDKCLELNKIYIEQITEVKPMKELLEKDIFGFSYFYDRGLQAGLIPNCNKQLGGYVKVIDYKNAAKQKCTMKKEDIGPEHWKPWQCHDLTYIYTLLHYGYGLPEDKKIYLAKKLRGMEMSWALGASYDLLTTYYKKHIF, translated from the exons ATGAGTGGTACAAAAGAGATGTCTTTTTCattgaaaaaaaactttttttcacTAAAATACAGTTTATTATGTTTAATTATTGGTATCATAGTcgcatatattttattacaagaTGAAGgaaattcaataaaaaaagatggaTTTAGAAAACTTACAAATACAAATATCCCATATAAAGATATATCAACACCAATACCTAATTTTTATGAACAAAAtgatataacaaatttttttgctGTTGTAATAGATGCTGGTTCAACAGGTACCAGATTACATTTATTTCATTCAATACATGAGGGAACAACTATTAATCCAACAACATTTACTATTGAATCAGAAACATTTTTAGAAGTTAAACCAGGCTTATCTAATTTTGCAAATAATCCTAAAGAAGCAgcattaaaagtaaaaatactTATTGAGAAAGCTCAACAAACAATACCAAAACACTTATGGAAGGATACTCCAGTAACATTTAAAGCAACAGCGGGTTTAAGACTacttaaagataataaagcaaatgatattttagaaaaagtttctgaagtattaaaagattctggctttatattatttgaaaattcaGTAAATATAATGCCTGGTATAAATGAAGGAGTATATGCATggataacattaaattttttaacaaatcgTGTTGAAGGagttgtttttaataataaaacagaAAAATTACcaattatagataaaaattcaaCAGCTGCAACAATGGATTTAGGAGGTGGATCAACacaattaacatttttaccaaatgatttatctatttttgataatattaaaaataatattgatgattatatatttaaaacaaatttttttggcAAAAATATACAACTTTATTCACATAGTTATTTAGGTAATGGTCTTGTTGCTTCAAGATTAGGAGTATCATTATTACATGAAAAAtctaatgaaaattatttaaaaacaccATGTTTACCACATAATTTTAATCTTGAAAAATGGAATTATGGTGATAATAATTGGACAGTAAATGGTGTTATTGATTCTAGTTTTGATAAATGTttagaattaaataaaatttatattgaaCAAATAACTGAAGTTAAACCAATGAAAGAATTACttgaaaaagatatatttggtttttcttatttttatgatcGTGGTTTACAAGCTGGTTTAATTCCTAATTGTAATAAACAACTTGGTGGATATGTAAAAGTTatagattataaaaatgcaGCAAAACAAAAATGTACAATGAAGAAAGAAGATATAGGTCCAGAACATTGGAAACCATGGCAATGTCATgatttaacatatatttatacattattaCATTATGGATATGGACTTCcagaagataaaaaaatttat ttagcaaaaaaattaagaggAATGGAGATGTCATGGGCTTTAGGTGCTTCTTATGATCTACTTACAACATActataaaaaacatatattttaa
- a CDS encoding ADP-ribosylation factor 6: MGKKLSKLFGKKEMRILMLGLDAAGKTTILYKLKLGQSVTTIPTVGFNVETVTYRNIKFSVWDVGGQDKIRPLWRHYYAGSHGLVFVVDSGDRDRIDEARQELHRIINDREMKEAVILVFANKQDTIDAMKPNEIQDKLGLTRLRDRNWYVQPCCANASEGLFEGLTWLSSNYKA; the protein is encoded by the exons ATgggaaaaaaattatcaaaattatttggaaaaaaagaaatgcgAATTTTGATGTTAGGATTGGATGCTGCCGGTAAAActacaatattatataaattaaaacttgGACAATCAGTTACAACAATACCAACAGTTGGTTTTAATGTAGAAACTGTAACATATCGtaacataaaatttagtGTTTGG gaTGTTGGTGGGCAAGATAAAATAAGACCACTTTGGAGACATTATTATGCTGGATCACATGGTCTTGTCTTTGTAGTTGATTCCGGAGATAGAGATAGAATTGATGAAGCAAGACAAGAACTTCATCGTATTATAAATGATAGAGAAATGAAAGAAGCTGTTATTCTTGTTTTTGCTAATAAACAAGATACAATTGATG cTATGAAACCAAATGAAATTCAAGACAAATTAGGACTAACTAGACTAAGAGATCGTAATTGGTATGTGCAACCATGTTGTGCAAATGCTTCTGAAGGCTTATTTGAAGGTTTAACATGGCTTTCATCAAACTATAAAGCTTAA
- a CDS encoding ADAM 17-like protease: MEVGMYKDSDLDIRDYQIDLIIEKTNELLTKAILSDENSTKSLIIQLTYNEIKTIKVTSKIQIITQISGSYKSGNILFTNKNFAKNKREVVGFSFGLFCNPHPLNIIGILTDVTESTFSFENVLARRILHEIGHSLNAVHDNSSENNYNIMAPLEILVEHKNNSLFSKPSLFAISKYVFEVCINFLVDINIRNCGNGILDKGEECDEGHKNFNVNFKCCNKYCKLKKTAKCCDSNHDCCLNCNIASTNISCYPKVFYQCIDESFCDGINSICPKPKYLPDNTKCMKNGAKCLNGRCVDKCKYLNEDYVHCLCEENDYRCYQCCRNISNEICKPIMGKILLEEGSICSNLNKNFRCNNESKCVYNSSLNIYSYDIKRKKWSNYYIQNIVTILFIIFLPIFIFLKARRNYYQIKMLHNNEEIMKAYRENN, translated from the exons atggaaGTTGGTATGTATAAAGATTCTGACTTAGATATACGAGATTATCAAATA GATCTTATAATAGAAAAGACTAATGAATTACTTACTAAAGCAATTTTAAGTGATGAAAATTCAACAAAATCACTTATAATTCAATTAAcatataatgaaattaagACAATAAAAGTAACATcaaaaattcaaataattaCTCAAATATCTGGAAGTTATAAAAGtggaaatatattatttacaaataaaaattttgctaAAAATAAACGTGAAGTTGTTGGATTTAGTTTTGGTTTATTTTGTAATCCTCAtcctttaaatattataggAATATTGACAGATGTTACAGAGTCAACATTTTCTTTTGAAAATGTTTTAGCAAGAAGAATTTTACATGAAATTGGTCATTCTTTGAATGCTGTTCATGATAATAGTAGTgagaataattataatataatggCACCACTTGAAATTCTTGTtgaacataaaaataattcattattttcaaaaccATCACTTTTTGCAATttcaaaatatgtttttgaagtatgtataaattttcttgttgatataaatataagaaattGTGGAAATGGTATTTTAGATAAAGGAGAAGAATGTGATGAAGggcataaaaattttaatgttaattttaaatgttgtaataaatattgcaaattaaaaaaaactgcTAAATGTTGTGATTCAAATCACGATTGTTGTTTGAATTGTAATATTGCATCAACAAATATTTCATGTTATCCTAAAGTTTTTTATCAATGTATTGATGAAAGTTTTTGTGATGGTATAAATTCAATATGTCCTAAACCTAAATATCTTCCAGATAATACAAAATGTATGAAAAATGGTGCAAAATGTCTTAATGGTAGATGTGTtgataaatgtaaatatttaaatgaagatTATGTTCATTGTTTATGTGAAGAAAATGATTATCGTTGTTATCAATGTTGTAGAAATATAAGTAATGAGATATGTAAACCAATAATGGGTAAAATTTTACTTGAAGAAGGATCAATATGtagtaatttaaataaaaattttcgcTGTAATAATGAATCTAAATGTGTCTATAATtcatctttaaatatttattcttatgatattaaaagaaaaaaatggagtaattattatattcaaaatattgttacaatactttttataatttttttaccaatatttatatttttaaaagctAGAAGA aactattatcaaattaaaatgttacaTAATAACGAAGAAATAATGAAAGCATATAgagaaaataattaa
- a CDS encoding Zinc finger, DHHC-type, palmitoyltransferase domain and Ankyrin repeat and Ankyrin repeat-containing domain-containing protein codes for MAAYIIDARQAAQFGDYDTLKDMLDKGFISPDCTDSDDCSLLHWAAINNRLKIAKLLIDYNCNVNAIGGVLCSTPLHWAARHGHTKMVALLMKYDANPYLRNVEGFAAIHVAAQFGCTPVVAYLISKGVSPDEKDASSMTPAMWAAYKVHSLDLLKMLVTLKADVNIADVSYGNTCLHWAVIQENTSAVELLVSLDIDINKDNKQRETPLIIAKRKGIFVRWLLKIIDNTKHFLYLPFGVTVGLKILMIFSWIFYIHGIVPWYINMSFYLLLLFITYIYVNLTFTDPGIYSVSIQETYNMISKTFEEENFSDKFCTTCLLIRPHRSKHCKFCDKCILRFDHHCPWIGNCVGANNHFHFLIYLLSLIIELLIIIYGCVTNFLHMKKIYITISDTIINNTWILYVFILSNFILIWICIMTYLQLYQIANKLTTNERINAYKYSYIGQKGSQERVKFLLSKNGCKNLKLFCKGEAI; via the exons ATGGCTGCTTATATAATTGATGCTAGGCAAGCTGCACAATTTGGTGATTATGATACATTAAAAGATATGTTAGATAAAGGATTTATATCACCTGATTGTACAGATTCTGATGATTGCTCACTTCTTCATTGGGCAGCTATTAATAATAGACTAAAG attGCTAAACTCCTTATTGATTATAATTGTAATGTTAATGCTATTGGTGGGGTATTATGTTCTACCCCATTACATTGGGCAGCTCGTCATGGTCATACTAAAATGGTAGCTTTACTTATGAAATATGATGCTAATCCATATTTACGAAATGTTGAAGGATTTGCTGCTATTCATGTTGCTGCACAATTTGGATGTACACCAGTTGTTGcatatttaatatcaaaagGTGTTTCACCTGATGAAAAAGATGCTTCATCAATGACACCAGCAATGTGGGCTGCATATAAAGTTCATTCAttagatttattaaaaatgttagtAACATTAAAAGCTGATGTTAATATAGCTGATGTATCATATGGTAATACATGCTTACATTGGGCTGTAATACAAGAAAATACAAGTGCAGTTGAATTATTAGTTTCATTAGatattgatattaataaagataataaacaACGTGAAACTCCTTTAATAATAGCTAAAAGAAAAG GAATATTTGTAAGATGGTTgcttaaaataattgataatacaaaacattttttatatttaccaTTTGGTGTTACTGTTggattgaaaattttaatgatctTCAGTTGGATATTCTATATTCATGGTATTGTTCCAtggtatataaatatgtctTTCTATTTactattactttttattacatatatatatgttaatttaacttttactGATCCAGGTATATATAGTGTTTCAATTCAA gaaacatataatatgatatcaaaaacatttgaagaagaaaatttttctGATAAATTTTGTACAACCTGCCTTTTAATACGCCCACATAGATCAAAACATTGTAAATTTTGTGATAAATGCATTTTAAGATTTGATCATCATTGTCCATGGATTGGTAATTGTGTTGGAGCAAATAATCACTTTCACTTTTTGATTTATCTTCtttcattaataattgaactattaataattatttatggaTGTGTTACTa attttttacatatgaaaaaaatatatattacaatttctgatactattataaataatacatgGATATTGTATGTTTTTATactttcaaattttattcttatttgGATATGTATTATGACATATCTTCAATTATATCAa atTGCCAATAAACTAACAACAAATGAAAGAATAAATGCTTACAAATATTCATATATTGGTCAAAAAGGGTCGCAAGAAagagttaaatttttacttagTAAAAATGGttgtaaaaatttgaaattattttgtaaaggAGAAGcaatataa